A stretch of Hyalangium minutum DNA encodes these proteins:
- a CDS encoding TetR/AcrR family transcriptional regulator, whose product MAEKNPTVRARILVAAVTCIERAGLEATGIREIAREAGVNSAAINYYFGSKERLIALALESTLDQAFGEVLTDFDTQRASGLEVLPALAKVLEDYLVHSTRYPRIAHAHLHDALVKQSYEGPAVKRLNAFLEELTLRVAPAAPHLSAEELRITLAQLWAPLLTLGMLPGLFSAFLPLDFTQEADRRAWVQRLLKGLER is encoded by the coding sequence ATGGCGGAAAAGAATCCGACCGTCCGTGCCCGGATCCTGGTGGCGGCGGTGACGTGCATCGAACGCGCCGGACTGGAGGCCACGGGGATCCGGGAGATCGCGCGCGAGGCCGGAGTGAACAGCGCCGCGATCAACTACTACTTCGGAAGCAAGGAGCGCCTGATCGCGCTGGCGTTGGAGAGCACGCTGGATCAGGCCTTCGGTGAGGTCCTCACCGACTTCGACACGCAGCGCGCGAGCGGGCTCGAGGTCCTGCCTGCGCTCGCGAAGGTCCTCGAGGACTACCTGGTGCACTCGACCCGGTACCCTCGCATCGCGCACGCGCACCTTCACGATGCGCTGGTCAAGCAGTCCTACGAGGGCCCGGCGGTGAAGCGGCTCAATGCGTTCCTGGAGGAACTCACGCTGCGCGTCGCACCGGCCGCGCCTCACCTGTCCGCCGAGGAGCTGCGCATCACCCTCGCGCAGCTCTGGGCACCGCTCCTGACGCTGGGGATGCTTCCGGGGCTCTTCTCCGCGTTCCTGCCGCTCGACTTCACCCAGGAAGCGGATCGCCGCGCCTGGGTCCAGCGGCTTCTGAAGGGACTGGAGCGGTAG
- a CDS encoding alpha/beta hydrolase family protein, translating to MNSSNKETDSDGKASGRPSRRQALGGAGLFLGGALAALGIQRASSAAPEDVPGIKPRSDAWYDLRFTGDGLMDNQLLWFLGHATTGMSDIGECLETAKRIRPGEEESWFAAWLQTAERVHRFAETAEGRSHALSAGETYRRAANYYRAATMHYTGRGDPRLLEATRRAVATFEKSNALLGYPAEPLEIPYEGSSLPGYFIRSPHAKPSAPILVLHQGLHAWPEETRWVYDGAIKRGYHALIFHGPGQGRALREKGLAFRPDWERVVSPVIDVAERLAGVDPRRILLMGLSFGGALAPRAAAFDKRIALCIANPGVLSWWEAMKSHFERFIPGVISLLRSQPELFDKAIHRLASGWPTAAYWLRDVQWKHGASSPAEVFQKLSEFDNEPVVHRITCPVLIMEGTAEDASPGQSRKLYDALKGPKHLMEFTEEDAAPLHCQAGAGALAAQRLFDWLDENV from the coding sequence ATGAATTCGAGCAACAAAGAGACTGACTCGGACGGGAAGGCATCTGGACGACCCTCTCGGCGCCAGGCGCTCGGTGGGGCAGGGCTGTTCCTGGGGGGAGCGCTCGCTGCGCTAGGGATCCAGCGGGCCAGCAGTGCCGCACCGGAGGACGTTCCGGGGATCAAGCCTCGCAGCGACGCCTGGTACGACCTGCGCTTCACTGGCGACGGCCTGATGGACAACCAGCTGCTGTGGTTTCTCGGTCACGCCACCACCGGCATGAGCGACATCGGCGAGTGCCTCGAGACGGCGAAGCGCATCCGTCCTGGAGAGGAGGAGAGCTGGTTCGCCGCCTGGCTCCAGACGGCGGAGCGGGTTCACCGGTTCGCGGAGACCGCCGAAGGTCGAAGCCACGCTCTGAGCGCGGGAGAGACCTATAGGCGCGCCGCGAACTACTACCGCGCGGCGACGATGCACTACACCGGCCGCGGCGACCCACGGCTCCTCGAGGCAACGCGCCGGGCCGTGGCCACCTTTGAGAAGTCCAACGCCCTGCTGGGCTACCCGGCGGAGCCGCTCGAAATCCCGTACGAAGGGAGCTCGCTGCCCGGCTACTTCATCCGCTCGCCGCACGCGAAGCCCTCCGCGCCGATCCTCGTTTTGCATCAGGGGCTGCACGCCTGGCCCGAGGAGACGCGCTGGGTCTACGACGGGGCCATCAAGCGCGGCTATCACGCGCTCATCTTCCATGGGCCGGGGCAGGGCCGGGCGCTGCGCGAGAAGGGGCTGGCCTTCCGGCCTGACTGGGAGCGCGTGGTGAGCCCGGTGATCGATGTCGCGGAGCGGCTGGCGGGAGTGGATCCCCGGCGGATCCTCCTGATGGGGCTGTCCTTCGGGGGCGCCCTGGCCCCGCGTGCGGCGGCGTTCGACAAGCGCATCGCCCTGTGCATCGCGAACCCGGGCGTCCTGAGCTGGTGGGAAGCGATGAAGAGCCACTTCGAGCGCTTCATCCCGGGTGTCATCTCGTTGCTCCGCTCGCAGCCCGAGCTGTTCGACAAGGCGATCCACCGGCTCGCGAGCGGGTGGCCGACAGCGGCGTACTGGCTGCGCGATGTGCAGTGGAAGCATGGGGCCTCGTCTCCGGCGGAGGTCTTCCAGAAGCTCTCCGAGTTCGACAACGAGCCCGTCGTCCATCGGATCACCTGCCCCGTGCTGATCATGGAGGGCACGGCGGAGGATGCGAGCCCGGGGCAGTCGCGCAAGCTGTACGACGCGCTGAAGGGGCCGAAGCACCTCATGGAGTTCACGGAGGAGGACGCTGCGCCTCTGCACTGCCAGGCGGGGGCGGGCGCGCTCGCGGCGCAGCGGCTGTTCGACTGGCTCGACGAGAACGTCTGA
- a CDS encoding BamA/TamA family outer membrane protein, translating to MKRSIAVLLLWCVTAGAEEPAAADARVDGALDVVPFALPAYQPETSWLLGGAAALVYQPPKDSGRRESQLLLAGAASVRKQFTLSLSSDVYAWEDRLHLGGTLSAARFPDQFFGVGSDTRASEKEPYSPTYYELELSPKWRVLPALYVGPSGRLQIARVAGQLPGGLLDRGEVTGERGGTTVQLGVSAFWDTRDSTLYPRSGSLIRAQARMARRALGSTTEFNLLRIDGRTYWTMPYARHVLALQALLELRGGEPPFYDTGKLGSGEMMRGYYEGRFRDRQHLALQAEYRTPLFWRVGSVVFASVGNVGRNLDAAMLSGLKPAAGAGLRLAPMKDVPVNLRLDVAYGSDLFFYLNLGEAF from the coding sequence ATGAAGCGATCGATCGCCGTGTTGCTGTTGTGGTGTGTCACCGCCGGGGCCGAGGAGCCGGCGGCTGCGGACGCGCGGGTGGACGGGGCGCTGGACGTGGTGCCCTTCGCGCTCCCGGCCTACCAGCCGGAGACGAGCTGGTTGCTGGGGGGCGCGGCCGCGCTCGTGTACCAGCCGCCCAAGGACAGTGGGCGCCGGGAGTCGCAGCTCCTCCTGGCGGGCGCCGCGAGCGTGCGCAAGCAGTTCACCCTGAGCCTCTCGTCAGACGTCTACGCCTGGGAGGACCGGCTGCACCTGGGAGGGACCCTCAGCGCAGCCCGATTTCCGGACCAGTTCTTCGGAGTGGGCTCCGACACGCGTGCCAGCGAGAAGGAGCCCTACTCACCCACCTACTATGAGCTTGAGCTCAGTCCGAAGTGGCGGGTGCTCCCGGCGCTCTATGTCGGTCCCAGTGGCCGCCTCCAGATCGCCAGAGTGGCCGGGCAGCTTCCTGGAGGGCTGCTGGATCGGGGCGAGGTGACGGGGGAGCGCGGGGGGACGACGGTTCAGTTGGGCGTCTCGGCATTCTGGGACACGCGAGACAGCACGCTCTACCCTCGAAGTGGTTCGCTGATCCGCGCGCAGGCGCGCATGGCCAGGCGGGCGCTGGGCTCCACCACGGAGTTCAACCTGCTGCGCATCGACGGCCGCACCTACTGGACGATGCCCTATGCCCGGCACGTGCTTGCGCTGCAGGCGCTCCTGGAGCTTCGCGGAGGCGAGCCACCGTTCTACGACACCGGCAAGCTCGGCAGCGGCGAGATGATGCGCGGCTACTATGAAGGCCGCTTCCGTGACAGGCAGCACCTGGCGCTGCAGGCCGAGTACCGCACTCCGCTCTTCTGGCGCGTGGGCAGCGTCGTATTCGCCTCGGTGGGGAACGTGGGCCGGAACCTGGACGCCGCGATGCTGTCCGGGCTCAAACCCGCGGCGGGGGCGGGCCTGCGTCTGGCGCCCATGAAGGACGTGCCGGTGAACCTCCGGCTCGACGTCGCGTACGGCAGCGACCTGTTCTTCTATCTGAACCTGGGTGAGGCCTTCTGA